From the genome of Limisalsivibrio acetivorans, one region includes:
- a CDS encoding KAP family P-loop NTPase fold protein gives MSREPDALSDNFTDLLNRELEIETLTGVIENTTTPYVLSISSPWGSGKTTFMKLWKKHLDKKEYKSVYFSAWETDYAEDPIIVLLGEFYSQFEGLLGDKDKELLEEIYTKAKLIITRALSHLAKVYSKGVFDEEMLKAITENEGDSYIKEYENIKGATKDFKLCLKKIADRISSDFPLIFFIDELDRCRPTYAVEFLERIKHLFEVEGIIFVLAIDKKQLCNCIRGLYGNDFNSEVYLRRFIDLEYELYSGDKDTFIEEKKTVKGSENLAPYSHYSVLLKRIVTNSEIELRDIVQYLALCERALDISNFKDHNIVMLIPVLSYLYLFEREMFDDYISGNTGPDLILTTLFKDEDLDDGAISFEIKKVEAMLNVYSITKGQNSNIYLNSSHQIETPNIRKYPDSYVDEIKNEVKMMRTNSTHPFGERVKRAALLVKMIYH, from the coding sequence ATGAGTCGTGAGCCGGATGCTCTTAGTGATAATTTTACTGACCTGCTAAATCGTGAACTTGAGATCGAAACTCTTACAGGGGTTATTGAGAATACAACAACTCCGTATGTTCTTTCCATCTCATCACCCTGGGGTTCAGGAAAGACTACGTTTATGAAACTCTGGAAGAAGCATTTGGATAAGAAGGAATATAAAAGTGTCTATTTCAGTGCCTGGGAAACTGACTATGCTGAGGATCCGATAATCGTTTTACTTGGAGAGTTTTATTCACAGTTTGAGGGTTTACTGGGTGATAAGGATAAAGAACTGCTCGAAGAGATATATACAAAGGCAAAGCTAATTATTACTAGAGCCTTATCGCATTTAGCAAAAGTATATTCTAAGGGTGTGTTTGATGAAGAAATGCTAAAGGCAATAACTGAAAATGAAGGTGACTCATATATTAAGGAATATGAAAACATTAAAGGAGCAACTAAGGATTTCAAGTTATGTTTAAAGAAGATTGCCGATAGAATCTCTTCTGATTTTCCACTGATTTTCTTTATTGATGAACTCGACCGCTGTAGGCCTACATATGCCGTTGAATTTTTGGAAAGAATAAAGCATTTATTTGAAGTTGAGGGGATCATTTTCGTTTTAGCTATTGATAAGAAACAGCTTTGTAATTGTATAAGAGGTCTGTATGGAAATGACTTCAACTCTGAAGTTTATTTGAGAAGATTTATTGATTTAGAGTATGAGCTATACAGTGGAGATAAAGATACTTTTATTGAAGAAAAGAAGACAGTGAAAGGCAGTGAAAATCTAGCACCTTATAGTCATTATAGTGTTTTACTGAAGAGAATAGTCACTAACTCAGAAATTGAGTTAAGAGATATTGTTCAATACCTTGCATTATGTGAGAGAGCACTCGATATTAGCAATTTCAAGGATCATAATATTGTTATGCTTATTCCTGTCCTTAGTTATTTGTACCTATTTGAGAGGGAAATGTTTGATGATTACATATCAGGAAACACCGGACCTGATCTCATCTTGACAACATTGTTTAAAGATGAAGATCTTGATGATGGGGCTATTTCATTTGAAATAAAAAAAGTTGAAGCAATGTTGAATGTGTACTCAATAACTAAAGGTCAAAATTCAAATATATATCTAAATAGTTCGCATCAAATAGAGACTCCCAATATAAGAAAATATCCAGATAGTTATGTTGATGAAATAAAGAATGAAGTTAAAATGATGAGAACTAATAGTACTCATCCCTTCGGTGAGAGAGTTAAACGAGCAGCATTATTAGTTAAGATGATATACCATTGA
- a CDS encoding GntR family transcriptional regulator has protein sequence MGVKDINIDNTPLSEKIAETIRSNIMKGVIKPGERLVEPKLSEQLGISRTPIREALRLLEMEGFIEIIPRRGAIVTQITDKDIDDIFVIKIRLESLAARLSVSKVSDADIERMKELAQKVKEGSTKVTNMVNWNSEFHDIFINNCGNERLIRILEGLQQQFKRATVYSFTEMGRTKQVNEEHISIIEAFENEDEDKVEELVEKHIMNGWNFIRSRVPVREAQGE, from the coding sequence TTGGGTGTAAAAGACATAAATATCGACAACACACCATTAAGCGAAAAGATTGCGGAAACGATCCGCTCCAATATAATGAAGGGCGTTATTAAGCCCGGCGAAAGGCTTGTTGAGCCTAAGCTTTCTGAACAGCTCGGCATCAGCCGCACCCCCATACGTGAGGCTCTGCGCCTCCTTGAGATGGAGGGTTTTATAGAGATTATCCCCCGCCGTGGCGCCATCGTAACCCAGATCACCGATAAGGACATTGATGACATTTTCGTCATTAAGATCCGCCTTGAATCCCTCGCTGCAAGGCTCTCCGTAAGCAAAGTAAGCGATGCGGACATTGAGAGGATGAAGGAGCTCGCACAGAAGGTGAAGGAGGGCAGCACCAAGGTTACGAACATGGTGAACTGGAACTCCGAATTCCACGATATCTTCATAAACAACTGCGGAAACGAACGTCTTATTCGAATTCTGGAAGGGCTTCAACAGCAGTTCAAACGTGCCACTGTCTATTCCTTCACCGAGATGGGGAGGACAAAGCAGGTAAATGAGGAGCACATCAGCATCATCGAGGCCTTTGAGAACGAGGATGAGGATAAGGTCGAGGAGCTGGTGGAAAAGCACATCATGAACGGCTGGAACTTCATCCGTTCGAGGGTTCCCGTAAGAGAGGCGCAGGGGGAGTAA
- the purL gene encoding phosphoribosylformylglycinamidine synthase subunit PurL, translating into MSMYDTFKYPPVTAEAARGMGLKDDEFLRAKEILGREPNYIELGVFSAMWSEHCSYKSSRLHLAKLPTKADWVVQGPGENAGIIEVDGDICACFKVESHNHPSYIEPFQGAATGVGGIMRDVFTMGARPVAAMNSLRFGTIDNDKTRSIFEGVVSGISHYGNCFGVPTVGGEVFFNPSYRGNPLVNAFSLGIVKKDKIFLAKAEGEGNPVIYVGARTGKDGIHGATMASEEFSSESESKRPNVQIGDPFKEKLLLEACLELMKHDWVVGIQDMGAAGLTSSSFEMGAQSGVVLDLDKVPVREDGMTPYEIMLSESQERMLMVVRKGCEDKVREIFDKWDLEAAVIGRVAADGNVRLTWQGEEVACIPAAPLSSEAPKYDRPYARPDYMDELNAPVKVENTLSNKKILLKLLESPNIASKKWVWEQYDHMVRVNTAVLPGSDAAVLRVKDSGKGIAISSDCNSRYCRLDPFEGGKAAVAESARNVAVSGARPRALTNCLNFGNPEKPDIMWQFVGAVEGMAEAAGTLETPVVSGNVSLYNETEGQAVYPTPTIVMVGVIDDLEKRLQSRFKSDDSHIYLLGTNTGDIGGSEYLSVIHGVEKGMPPKVDLEHEKKLIDFMVEAAENELALSAHDVSDGGIAVALAEMAFGEEVRGFRVDLEEDLETADLLFGENHGRVIVEVSGMKTEAFERLAQKHNLSIKSIGKTGGNHIVIKHSGRTVVKTETAEAREIHAETIGRWMSE; encoded by the coding sequence ATGAGCATGTACGATACATTTAAATACCCGCCTGTAACGGCGGAAGCGGCCCGGGGCATGGGTCTGAAAGACGATGAATTTCTGAGGGCTAAGGAGATCCTCGGCAGAGAGCCGAACTATATCGAGCTCGGCGTATTCTCCGCCATGTGGAGTGAGCACTGCAGTTATAAAAGCAGCCGCCTGCACCTTGCCAAGCTCCCCACCAAGGCTGACTGGGTTGTCCAGGGCCCCGGCGAGAACGCCGGAATAATCGAAGTGGACGGCGATATCTGCGCCTGCTTCAAGGTGGAGAGCCACAACCATCCCTCATATATTGAACCCTTTCAGGGTGCAGCCACGGGCGTAGGCGGTATCATGCGTGATGTTTTCACCATGGGCGCAAGACCCGTTGCCGCCATGAACTCCTTGCGCTTCGGAACCATAGACAACGATAAAACCAGAAGCATATTCGAAGGGGTCGTTTCGGGTATTTCCCATTACGGCAACTGCTTCGGCGTTCCTACTGTTGGCGGTGAGGTGTTCTTTAACCCCTCATACAGGGGGAACCCCCTTGTGAACGCCTTCTCCCTCGGCATTGTGAAGAAGGATAAGATTTTCCTCGCAAAGGCGGAAGGTGAGGGGAACCCGGTAATATATGTGGGTGCGAGAACCGGAAAGGACGGCATCCATGGCGCCACCATGGCGAGTGAGGAGTTCAGCTCCGAGAGTGAATCAAAACGCCCCAACGTCCAGATTGGCGATCCCTTTAAGGAGAAGCTTCTCCTTGAGGCGTGCCTTGAGCTTATGAAGCACGACTGGGTTGTGGGCATTCAGGATATGGGCGCAGCAGGGCTAACAAGCTCATCCTTTGAGATGGGCGCACAGTCCGGAGTTGTCCTAGATCTAGATAAAGTACCCGTCCGTGAGGATGGTATGACCCCATACGAGATAATGCTCTCCGAATCCCAGGAGCGCATGCTTATGGTGGTTCGCAAGGGGTGCGAGGATAAGGTTCGTGAGATCTTCGATAAGTGGGATCTTGAGGCGGCTGTCATAGGAAGGGTTGCCGCAGACGGCAACGTAAGGCTCACATGGCAGGGTGAGGAAGTGGCATGCATACCCGCCGCACCACTTTCCAGCGAGGCCCCCAAATACGACAGACCCTATGCCCGCCCCGATTATATGGATGAACTGAACGCCCCTGTTAAGGTGGAGAACACTCTCTCCAACAAAAAGATACTCCTCAAGCTCCTCGAAAGCCCCAACATAGCCAGCAAAAAATGGGTCTGGGAGCAGTATGACCATATGGTTCGTGTGAATACAGCCGTACTCCCTGGGAGCGATGCTGCGGTTCTCCGTGTGAAGGATAGTGGAAAGGGCATCGCTATATCGAGCGACTGCAACAGCCGCTACTGCAGGCTCGACCCCTTCGAAGGGGGGAAGGCGGCCGTGGCGGAATCAGCTAGGAACGTTGCCGTATCCGGTGCCAGACCGAGGGCTCTCACAAACTGCCTCAACTTCGGCAACCCTGAAAAGCCCGATATAATGTGGCAGTTCGTTGGCGCAGTTGAGGGTATGGCTGAGGCTGCCGGGACCCTTGAGACACCCGTAGTGAGCGGGAATGTATCCCTCTACAACGAGACGGAGGGACAGGCTGTCTACCCGACACCCACCATCGTTATGGTCGGTGTGATAGATGACCTTGAAAAAAGGCTCCAGAGCAGATTCAAGAGCGATGATTCACATATCTATCTCCTCGGTACAAACACGGGAGATATCGGCGGAAGCGAGTATTTGAGCGTTATCCACGGTGTCGAGAAGGGGATGCCCCCAAAGGTCGACCTTGAGCATGAGAAGAAGCTCATAGACTTCATGGTGGAGGCCGCTGAGAATGAGCTTGCCCTCTCCGCCCACGATGTATCCGACGGCGGAATAGCCGTAGCTCTAGCCGAGATGGCCTTCGGCGAAGAGGTTCGGGGGTTCAGGGTGGACCTTGAGGAAGACCTTGAAACCGCTGATTTGCTTTTTGGCGAAAACCACGGACGTGTCATTGTCGAGGTATCGGGGATGAAGACCGAGGCCTTTGAAAGGCTTGCTCAGAAGCATAACCTGAGCATAAAATCCATTGGCAAAACCGGCGGAAACCATATAGTAATAAAGCACAGCGGAAGGACTGTCGTAAAAACCGAGACAGCCGAAGCTCGTGAAATACATGCCGAAACCATCGGCAGATGGATGAGCGAATGA
- a CDS encoding HAD family hydrolase translates to MKKKLLVFDIDGTLCEINSPAPYSTSEILRKLSKKHYLAVASGKPACYISGLVRQLGIPEAAIIGENGGTVSVDGYFPPSDQYIAPVSEETKNRLELIKTAYISKFGNKCWIQPNVTNITMFPFDMGLIGQFHDLARTLESETILAYYHSDCVDFVPKGTNKGTGVAVLAEKFGLSETDIWVFGDGANDFEMFRYAGNTVCVGNNDELAKHADHRVESPDHMAEFLEERFQ, encoded by the coding sequence ATGAAAAAGAAACTCCTTGTCTTCGACATAGACGGAACCCTTTGTGAGATTAACTCTCCAGCCCCTTATTCCACCAGTGAAATACTGCGAAAGCTTTCGAAAAAGCATTATCTGGCAGTAGCTTCCGGTAAGCCTGCGTGCTATATATCCGGTCTTGTACGTCAGTTGGGCATACCTGAGGCGGCCATAATTGGAGAGAATGGCGGAACTGTCTCTGTGGATGGATATTTCCCACCCAGCGATCAGTATATAGCCCCTGTAAGCGAGGAGACGAAGAACCGTCTCGAACTGATAAAAACGGCGTATATATCAAAATTCGGCAACAAGTGCTGGATCCAGCCCAATGTAACAAATATAACAATGTTTCCATTTGACATGGGTCTAATAGGTCAATTTCACGATCTCGCCCGCACCCTTGAGAGCGAAACCATTCTGGCATATTACCACAGCGACTGCGTGGATTTTGTACCGAAGGGGACGAACAAGGGAACGGGTGTTGCAGTTCTTGCGGAGAAGTTTGGCCTGAGCGAAACGGATATATGGGTTTTCGGCGACGGCGCCAACGATTTCGAGATGTTCAGATACGCCGGAAACACTGTCTGCGTGGGGAATAACGACGAACTCGCAAAGCACGCTGATCACCGGGTCGAATCACCGGATCACATGGCAGAGTTTTTAGAGGAGAGGTTTCAGTAG
- a CDS encoding GntR family transcriptional regulator: MKQDTLLESKPLREKIADKIRADIIKGVHEDGERLVEPKLAKSLGISRTPIREALRQLETEGFIEIVPRKGAVVKALTIKDIDDIYAVKASLEGLAARQATENLKEKDIERLRKINQKFSDIAYENPNVMDEYLKYNIDFHNIFIMASENQKILEILDGLSKNFQRLKTVLVSNPERAKKAVAEHNEIIEAFASKDPELVEMKVRWHIENAWEFLKSNINNK, translated from the coding sequence GTGAAACAGGACACATTGCTAGAGAGCAAGCCGCTCAGAGAAAAGATTGCCGATAAAATCAGAGCGGATATTATAAAAGGCGTTCACGAGGATGGTGAGCGTCTTGTTGAACCAAAACTGGCTAAAAGCCTTGGCATAAGCCGAACACCCATCCGGGAAGCTTTACGCCAGCTCGAAACAGAAGGTTTTATTGAGATCGTACCCCGAAAGGGAGCCGTTGTGAAAGCCCTTACCATCAAGGATATAGACGATATATACGCCGTTAAGGCCAGCCTCGAAGGGCTCGCCGCAAGGCAGGCAACGGAGAATCTTAAAGAAAAGGACATCGAACGCCTTCGCAAGATTAACCAGAAATTTAGCGATATTGCCTATGAAAATCCCAATGTTATGGATGAATATCTCAAATACAACATAGACTTTCATAATATTTTTATTATGGCCTCCGAAAACCAGAAGATCCTCGAGATTCTGGACGGACTCTCCAAAAACTTCCAGAGGCTCAAGACCGTTCTGGTTTCGAATCCGGAGAGGGCGAAGAAGGCTGTGGCTGAGCATAACGAGATCATAGAGGCCTTTGCCTCAAAGGATCCCGAGCTCGTGGAAATGAAGGTTCGGTGGCATATTGAGAATGCCTGGGAATTCCTTAAGTCAAACATCAACAATAAATAG
- the purF gene encoding amidophosphoribosyltransferase, which produces MDERMILDQDKFHDECGVAGVYGSKDAANLVYLSLYSLQHRGQEGAGIAVSDREQIHYERGLGLVADIFSADVIDKLPGDIAIGHNRYSTTGESHVRNVQPFCVEINAGPVAVAHNGNIVNADELRNELVRNGAIFNTSSDTEVLVHLVAKSGRDELVESLTDSLKKLKGAYSLLMMTKEKMIGVRDPLGIRPLILGKLANGYILVSETVALDLIGAEFIREIEPGEMIIIDETGMESRFPFKKKKAMPCIFEHIYFARPDSYLFGRNVYEVRKEMGKRLAKEQPADADIVVPVPDSGVVATLGYAEESGIPLEMGLIRNHYVGRTFIEPSQSIRHFGVKIKLNPVKDIIKGKRIVVVDDSIVRGTTSRKIVKMLREAGALEVHFRICSPPTKYPCFYGIDTPTRKELVASSHTTEEIRKFVTADTLGYISLDCLEECAGGGSFCKACFSGDYPTLSRSGDGDNPKFEE; this is translated from the coding sequence ATGGATGAGCGAATGATTCTGGATCAGGATAAATTCCACGACGAATGCGGCGTTGCCGGTGTATACGGGAGTAAGGACGCTGCGAACCTTGTATATCTTTCGTTATATTCCCTGCAGCACAGGGGACAGGAGGGAGCCGGCATCGCGGTTTCCGACAGGGAGCAGATCCATTACGAAAGGGGGCTCGGTCTTGTGGCGGATATATTCAGTGCGGACGTTATAGATAAGCTGCCCGGGGATATTGCAATTGGTCACAACCGCTATTCCACCACGGGTGAGAGCCACGTCAGGAACGTTCAGCCCTTCTGTGTTGAGATAAACGCAGGTCCCGTTGCCGTTGCCCACAACGGAAACATCGTGAATGCCGATGAGCTACGCAACGAGCTTGTCCGCAACGGTGCTATATTCAACACAAGCTCCGACACCGAAGTACTTGTGCACCTCGTGGCAAAGAGCGGAAGGGATGAGCTTGTCGAGTCGCTTACAGATTCCCTCAAGAAGCTGAAAGGGGCCTATTCACTCCTTATGATGACCAAGGAGAAGATGATAGGCGTTCGAGACCCCCTCGGCATACGCCCTCTTATCCTTGGTAAGCTTGCTAACGGATATATCCTTGTATCCGAAACCGTTGCCCTCGACCTTATCGGTGCCGAGTTCATAAGGGAGATCGAGCCGGGCGAGATGATTATCATAGACGAAACAGGTATGGAGTCACGCTTCCCCTTCAAGAAGAAGAAAGCGATGCCCTGCATATTCGAACATATATACTTCGCCAGACCCGATTCCTATCTCTTCGGACGCAACGTTTACGAGGTTCGCAAGGAGATGGGCAAAAGACTCGCCAAGGAACAGCCCGCAGATGCGGATATCGTTGTTCCCGTTCCCGATTCCGGAGTTGTGGCAACCCTCGGCTATGCGGAGGAGAGCGGGATACCCCTTGAAATGGGGCTTATAAGAAACCATTACGTGGGAAGAACCTTTATCGAGCCCTCCCAGTCTATCCGGCATTTCGGGGTTAAGATAAAACTGAACCCTGTGAAGGATATAATAAAAGGTAAGAGGATTGTTGTGGTGGATGATTCCATCGTAAGGGGAACTACCAGCCGCAAGATAGTTAAGATGCTCCGTGAGGCTGGGGCTTTGGAGGTGCACTTCCGTATATGTTCACCCCCTACCAAATACCCCTGCTTTTACGGTATAGATACCCCCACCCGTAAGGAACTCGTGGCCTCGAGTCATACAACTGAGGAGATCCGCAAGTTTGTCACAGCGGACACACTGGGCTATATAAGCCTCGATTGCCTCGAGGAGTGCGCAGGGGGCGGAAGCTTCTGCAAGGCGTGCTTCAGCGGTGACTACCCCACCTTAAGCAGAAGCGGAGACGGGGATAACCCTAAGTTTGAGGAATGA
- the purS gene encoding phosphoribosylformylglycinamidine synthase subunit PurS — MKVKVYVKLKSGVLDPQGQTILGSVRRLGHDFVKDVRVGKFFEIEVDETENLEEKIAEISDKVLSNPIIEEFSIETDGDR, encoded by the coding sequence ATGAAAGTTAAGGTTTATGTAAAGCTCAAGTCCGGTGTTTTAGACCCCCAGGGTCAGACTATCCTCGGCTCTGTGCGCAGGCTGGGACACGATTTCGTTAAGGATGTCCGTGTGGGAAAATTCTTTGAGATCGAGGTGGATGAAACCGAGAATCTTGAGGAAAAGATAGCTGAAATCTCTGACAAGGTCCTTTCAAATCCCATAATTGAAGAATTCAGCATAGAAACAGATGGGGACAGATGA
- the purQ gene encoding phosphoribosylformylglycinamidine synthase subunit PurQ, whose translation MKAGVVVFPGSNCDHDCYHILKHVLDVDTAFLWHKDTDLSGIDLVVLPGGFSYGDYLRSGAIAKLSPIIESVAEFADKGGHVLGICNGFQVLTETGLLPGVLMRNRSLKFISRYVNLRVDNADTPYTTRYVDGEIVSIPIAHMDGNYYADEATLNELEANNRIVFRYCDDNGEASAEGNPNGSLNNIAGIMNKGGNVLGMMPHPERCAEDFMETNHGYYLFESIKKTLSGVL comes from the coding sequence ATGAAAGCGGGAGTTGTTGTTTTTCCCGGTTCCAACTGCGACCATGACTGTTACCACATCCTCAAGCACGTTTTGGATGTGGACACCGCCTTTCTCTGGCATAAGGACACCGACCTTTCCGGTATAGACCTTGTTGTCCTGCCCGGCGGATTCTCCTACGGCGACTATCTGCGCAGTGGAGCCATAGCCAAGCTTTCCCCCATTATCGAGAGTGTTGCCGAATTCGCCGACAAGGGGGGGCATGTCCTCGGGATATGCAACGGTTTTCAGGTACTCACCGAAACCGGCCTTCTGCCGGGCGTGCTCATGCGCAACCGTTCCCTCAAGTTCATAAGCAGGTACGTTAATCTCCGTGTGGACAATGCGGACACACCATATACCACAAGATACGTGGACGGGGAGATCGTCAGCATTCCCATAGCCCATATGGACGGCAACTACTACGCCGATGAGGCCACCCTCAATGAGCTTGAGGCGAATAACCGCATAGTTTTCCGCTACTGCGACGACAACGGAGAGGCCTCAGCAGAAGGGAACCCCAACGGAAGCCTGAACAATATAGCGGGGATCATGAACAAGGGTGGGAACGTCCTTGGAATGATGCCTCATCCGGAAAGGTGTGCGGAGGATTTCATGGAGACGAACCACGGCTACTACCTCTTTGAATCCATAAAGAAAACTCTCAGCGGTGTTTTATGA
- a CDS encoding endonuclease III domain-containing protein → MQELLLDVHRRLAERYIHLKWWPADTDFEMACGAILTQNTNWRNVEKAIAGMKDGGLMSPEAVLSADYEFLKECIRPSGYFNQKAERLVILSRFILDLPGGTISGLAEYPAERAREMLLDLKGVGEETCDSILLYGAGFPVFVVDAYTMRVFTRLGILESKKYGEYQRMFMDNIEPDAELYGMYHGEIVEHAATVCLKRSPKCGECVLAEICERKGVAES, encoded by the coding sequence ATGCAAGAGCTTTTGCTTGATGTACACCGCAGGCTGGCGGAACGATACATACACTTGAAGTGGTGGCCGGCTGATACTGATTTTGAGATGGCTTGCGGTGCTATACTCACCCAGAACACGAACTGGCGCAATGTTGAGAAGGCAATAGCCGGTATGAAGGATGGGGGGTTGATGTCGCCGGAGGCTGTTTTGTCGGCGGATTATGAGTTCTTAAAGGAGTGCATCAGACCTTCGGGCTATTTTAATCAGAAGGCGGAGCGTCTTGTTATCCTCAGCAGGTTTATATTAGATCTACCCGGTGGAACCATAAGTGGTTTGGCTGAATATCCAGCGGAAAGAGCCCGAGAGATGCTTTTGGATTTGAAGGGTGTTGGCGAGGAGACGTGTGATTCGATCCTTCTGTACGGTGCCGGGTTTCCTGTGTTTGTGGTAGACGCCTATACTATGAGGGTGTTTACGAGGCTTGGCATATTGGAATCGAAGAAGTACGGCGAGTATCAGCGGATGTTTATGGATAATATTGAGCCGGATGCAGAGCTTTACGGCATGTACCACGGCGAGATTGTGGAGCATGCGGCGACTGTGTGTTTAAAGCGCAGTCCGAAATGTGGTGAATGCGTATTGGCGGAGATATGTGAGCGTAAAGGTGTTGCAGAAAGCTGA
- a CDS encoding EamA family transporter, translating to MFGFTVIIFSAFSHSLWNVLLKKSRDKYVFNFYMHLVNFLFFSAMYPVLFRNYMYFDLDAVLYAAAGGLFFSLYHLFLSTAYHYSDVSDIYPITTSSPLFIVLWATMFFGEQISLTGFAGIVVTIVGALLLNTHKGIGIQFGKGPLYALLAAFSYSFGAMADKGGVTIGNFILYTYSLCFFMTSWLFAYSLRYKPFRMDFIKREWKLFTTAGIVVFVSFTSFRYGLTMVEVSYAAAIRQVNAIFALILGVLLYKERAGLPKVIATLIIMAGIVLIRIGM from the coding sequence ATGTTCGGTTTTACTGTAATTATATTCAGCGCATTCAGCCATTCCCTCTGGAACGTTCTTCTTAAGAAATCCCGCGATAAATACGTTTTTAACTTCTACATGCACCTTGTAAACTTCCTTTTTTTCAGCGCAATGTACCCTGTTTTATTTCGAAATTATATGTATTTCGATTTAGATGCAGTGCTTTATGCCGCTGCTGGCGGGTTGTTCTTTTCCTTATACCATCTATTCCTGTCAACGGCGTATCATTACAGCGATGTGTCGGATATATACCCCATAACGACCTCTTCGCCCCTATTCATAGTACTTTGGGCGACTATGTTCTTTGGCGAGCAGATATCCTTAACAGGCTTTGCGGGCATTGTTGTTACGATAGTCGGTGCGCTTCTGCTTAATACGCATAAGGGGATCGGGATCCAGTTCGGCAAGGGGCCTTTATATGCCCTTTTGGCGGCATTCTCCTATTCGTTTGGTGCCATGGCGGACAAGGGTGGCGTCACCATAGGCAATTTTATCCTTTACACCTACTCCCTCTGCTTCTTTATGACGTCTTGGCTGTTTGCATATTCACTGCGCTATAAGCCTTTCAGGATGGACTTTATCAAAAGGGAATGGAAACTTTTCACCACGGCGGGTATAGTTGTCTTTGTATCGTTCACAAGTTTCCGCTACGGGCTGACTATGGTAGAAGTTTCCTATGCGGCGGCGATACGTCAGGTGAATGCGATCTTTGCTTTGATCCTCGGTGTACTGCTCTATAAGGAGCGTGCGGGATTGCCTAAAGTGATCGCAACATTGATAATTATGGCCGGGATCGTCCTGATCAGAATTGGCATGTAA